The following are encoded together in the Paludisphaera mucosa genome:
- a CDS encoding cysteine desulfurase family protein, whose amino-acid sequence MTRQAVYLDNHSTTKPDPRVVAAMMPYFTEIYGNAASVSHRFGWDAAEAVDHARGRVAEAIGADPKEIVFTAGATEANNLAIKGALPLLKRRGDHVVTTAVEHKSVLDVVERLGREGGWNVSIVTCDENGLVEADAVREAIRPETVLVSVMTANNEVGTINPIREIGALCHERGVVFHTDATQAVGKLDLDVQADHIDLLSLSGHKIYGPKGIGALYVRRRDPQVRLKPLFDGGGHERGLRSGTPAVPLIVGLGEAAALAIAERAVDLPRIRTLRDRLEAGIRERTSDVRLNGHPTARLDGNLNLSFAYVDGEALMMAMRDVAVSSGAACTSAEPEPSHVLRAMGRDEDSARASLRFGVGRFNSAADVEYAIEVVAKAVSTLRVHSAAWSAGPSSKIREHD is encoded by the coding sequence GTGACCAGGCAGGCCGTCTATCTCGACAACCACTCGACGACGAAGCCCGACCCTCGCGTCGTCGCGGCGATGATGCCGTATTTCACCGAGATCTACGGCAACGCAGCCAGCGTCTCGCACCGATTCGGCTGGGACGCCGCCGAGGCCGTCGATCACGCCCGCGGCCGGGTCGCCGAGGCCATCGGGGCCGATCCCAAGGAGATCGTCTTCACGGCCGGGGCGACCGAGGCGAACAACCTGGCGATCAAGGGGGCCCTGCCGCTCCTGAAGCGCCGCGGCGACCACGTCGTGACGACCGCCGTCGAGCACAAGTCGGTGCTGGACGTCGTTGAACGACTCGGTCGCGAAGGGGGCTGGAACGTCTCGATCGTCACCTGCGACGAAAACGGCCTGGTCGAGGCCGACGCCGTCCGCGAAGCGATCCGGCCCGAGACGGTCCTGGTCTCGGTCATGACGGCGAACAATGAGGTGGGCACGATTAATCCGATCCGGGAGATCGGCGCTCTCTGCCACGAGCGCGGGGTGGTCTTCCACACCGACGCCACCCAGGCGGTCGGCAAGCTCGACCTGGACGTGCAAGCCGACCACATCGACCTGCTCAGTCTCTCGGGGCATAAAATTTACGGCCCGAAAGGAATCGGCGCTCTCTACGTACGACGGCGGGATCCCCAGGTGAGGCTCAAGCCCCTGTTCGACGGCGGCGGTCACGAACGAGGGCTGCGGAGCGGCACGCCGGCCGTCCCCCTCATCGTGGGCCTGGGGGAGGCGGCCGCCCTGGCGATCGCCGAGCGGGCGGTGGACCTGCCCCGGATCCGGACCCTACGCGATCGCCTGGAGGCGGGCATTCGCGAGCGTACGTCGGACGTGCGGCTCAACGGCCACCCGACGGCCCGACTCGACGGAAACCTCAACCTGAGCTTCGCCTACGTCGACGGCGAGGCGCTCATGATGGCGATGCGCGACGTCGCCGTCAGCTCGGGAGCCGCATGCACCTCGGCCGAACCCGAGCCCAGCCACGTCCTCCGTGCGATGGGCCGCGATGAGGATTCCGCACGGGCCAGCTTGCGATTCGGGGTCGGCCGGTTCAATTCGGCCGCGGACGTGGAATATGCGATCGAGGTCGTCGCGAAGGCCGTGTCGACGCTCCGAGTCCACAGCGCCGCCTGGTCTGCCGGGCCTTCCTCGAAAATCCGCGAACACGATTGA